The region gctacaAATTAAATAACACATTAGATTATGGAGAACCATTCTCTCTTCACTTTTAGTTGGATTTTTTATTAGGAACCTCTTCTTttgtctccccttcaaaatattatatatgtgtatgtgtgtgtgtgtgtgcatatatatatttatatatatatatatatatatatatatatatatatatatatatatatatatatatatatatatatatatatatatatatatatatatatatatatatatatatatatatatatatatatatatatatatatatatatatatatatatatatatatatatatatgaagaaaaaaaatatgtatatgtgtgtgtgtatgtgtgtgtatatgtgtgtatgtgtgtgtatatgtgtatatatatgtatatatgtgtgtgtatatgtgtgtatgtgtgtatgtgtatatatatgtatatatgtgtatgtgtatatatgtgtatatatgtgtgtatatatgtgtatatatgtgtgtgtatatatgtgtatatgtgtgtatatgtgtgtatatgtgtgtatatgtgtgtatatgtgtgtgtatgtgtgtgtatgtgtgtgtatgtgtgtgtatgtgtgtatgtatatatatttatatatatatatatatatatatatatatatatatatatatatatatatatatatatatatatatatatatatatatatatatatgtatgtatatatatatatatatatatatatatatgtatatatatatatatatatatatatatatatatatatatatatatatatatatatatatatatatatatatatatatatatatatatatatatatatatatatatatatatatatatatatatatatatatatacacgtacatacacatatataatgtattttcacgactaacataagtcttaaaatttctccaaaatagacagggcgccttataatcaagtGCGTTTTatacagatgctcccctacttacgaacattcgagTTACGAACAACAATACATACGaagatgtctgcaaattgcgtttatgtcgaaaaatgtgcgtaagttcgattttatattgcgcgcctttttccgagtggTGCtcctttccgccgctaataccgccGCCTAGCGCTGTGatagctcagctcacccagcaccCACcctcctctgcccagttcgttgtagtgcggaagtgcgtgaacATATCTCCAGTgcacaaagaacctttttcatttctataatttaaatatctcgtgcatccattattcaatatggttggtgaaaagtgaaaggtttctagtgagggaggtgcaaggaagaggcaagccatttcctttgaaacaaaagtggcaataataaagaagcttgatgcgtgtgagaaagtggtgagcattgcacgggaatacaacttgaatcgttcgaccgtcagtacctgttttataaacagaaagatcgtaTAGGGGAACACGTAAAAGGTGCAGTGCCGATGCAATCGACGATTATTAGCAAAAGAAGAGAGGGAGAAACTTCTCACCATTTGGCTCGAGGATCAGCAGCAGCGGcatagtaaatctctctctctaatgtactgtatgtattccccgattttatttgttcttttcagtacaaaccaatgctggttacttatacaagccttaaacatacaaatgcacttatataaaccataaatatacttatataggccttaaacataaattataatacaaaatatagcactgaataaacttacgaacaaattcaacttatgaacaatcgcTTGGAAAGTAACtaattcgtaagtaggggagcatctgtatatggaccaatactaaaattattatcacgataaaataaaataaatcagtcgataggacaactacggcaagcaggcCCGGACTCTAGTATTTTCCTGTGGATAAACTATAGCGCAGTAACTGCTTGGATATAGACTTCTTCAATACACCCAGTtcttcaatacacccagtatgacggcgagcacactaatttggtgctcgccgtcatttcggctatatttacaaaagaaatcctgccgctagatgatggcgtcaacagagcattcaaagttAGACCGAAAactatttataaatattatttatataaactctgagcttgccgtcattccccGAGGCTTGAGAACTAcaaccgctggacatcggcatcaaatgggctttcaaagcaaagttgcgaGCAGCATGGGAGCAGTGGAGAGGAGACCCGGAGTTTTGGAAGACTTATTTGGGCAATTGtttaattcggacacagaaaatgaggactttgatggttttgtgggtgatgatgacatgagtacattgtaaaatggctaaataaagtacaaccaaactcagttttgcttccgttgcctttttaaaaacgtgtttttagcgtgtgggtgtagcgtgcatttagtgcatgtagcaccaaattagtgtgttcgctgttgtagtatattgatactattagtgcGAAGTTATAAcagccgtcaacctgggtgaattgacaaaagaaccatatatcccagcagtcactgcgcaccggaaatagcgtctggggctgcttccTGTAGCCAGTGCTATTACGGTTAGGTCTCAGGTTACCCTGAATGCTTGGTACTCGGACATTTCGatgacggacacttggtcgacggacacctcgtccccggacgtttcgtcgaacggacatttgATCGCCGGACAGTTTGTCgaacagaattttttttgacGGACAAATCGTCGCCGGACTTTTCAAGTGtctgtcggcgaaacgtccggaTACGGAGAGCCTCAGTCTGTCCCTGTTGTGTCTCCACCTATCTTCCAAAAAGCGTATGAGGTTGAAAAAGAGCTACGGCAATAAGGTTAAGGCTGGATTTTGATAATAACTAAAGAAATGTAAAGAATGAAGTCAAATGAATGCATCTATGATGTTTCTGTCAAAGCCTGCCATGACAAAATTGAACAATCTCTAGTTATCGTACAATCTAAGCTCTTTCATTTTGAGGTTAATTTATTATGTCCTAAATTGGCCCTCAAAGTGAGAACGGCCTGAGAAATCTAGAGTAAGACATCAATTTATGGGCTCAGTTGATTAACCATCCCCATAATATCACCTACTTGGCACGACGACTGAGGTGTTCCCCTTAGCCCAAGAATCTCCTGGTCCAGGCACGAGTGCAGCTTCTTCAGCGGAGGTTTCCTCAACCAATCTTGGCTGAAGAGTTTCCTGTAGTGGGGCTGCAAGGTGAAACCACACACTAGacaatgaagacaaaaaaaatatcaaaacgcAATGAAGAGCGTGCGGTCACCTTGAGGTTCTTGCGTACTGGAGCCAGCAGGTACTCGTGCGCACTGCCTTTCATATGTGTTAATATGCTCAGGGAGCTTTGGAGCACTTCCTCCGGGAATAAGCGTTGCCTGATTTTCACAAAATTCCTGTAAGCGACACCCCCACGCAGGAACAGAGGAATGACTTAACATTCAACACAATAAACAAAGACAGACATCCAATCACATAACTTTTCATTCTTTGCTCAGAAGTGAAATGAGTTTGTAATAAGtatacatccaatccatttgaagtcaaACCATCtaatctcattcattttctgaaccgctttatcctcagtagagtcgcagggggtgcttgcgcctatcccagctgacttcgggccagagacgggggacaccctgaattggtgaccagccaatgtcagggcacaaggagacaaacaaccctcCACGCTCACATCAAtaactaggagcaatttagagtgtccaataagccacccatgcatgtctttggaatgtgggtgtaGAGCGGGGcacctggagaaaaaaacacgCAGGctcgtggagaacatgcaaaattccCACATgtgaaccaacctggatcagaacccaggtcccccactttGAGGCCGATGTACTAACCACTCAATAGGTTATATGCCAATAGGTTAAGATGGCATATTTTACAGATGAGGgataaattgatttattttaaaggtTAATGGATgcatatttacagtaatccctcgaatacccCGACTTCACTACATCACGTTTTTTGGGcggggatttttatttattttcaattacatTACAGCACCTTCTGTTTTATCCATAATTCCAAATTATCTCATAACAAGTATTCCTTAGTTTAGTATCCACACTTCGTTTTacgatacattttaaaaacatttatttatttatttttcaaagtcaGCGAGAGAGACCACAAATGGTTTAAGTAGAGTGCTTTTTTTCAGCAAGAGAGAAGCTAAGCCCAACCCAAAGTAATGATTGATATTTTAGGGATCGGGGTTGGGCTGAAGATCTTACCTCCAATGTGCATACATTTCATACAAAACGTGtatacttttaaattttaatggGTTTATAGAAGGTACTATTAAAGATTGTTGAACgaattatgctaattcaatgtatAATGCTACTCTAGTTACGAAAAATTATTGTTGCGAAAAtcttttggaaccaattaattttgtatgtagaggtatcaATGTATATGAAATAAAGAATGCATGAAGGAAGAAATGaatgtataaatgaataaatgcatggATGGCTGaatcaataaatgaatgttatatGGAGGAAACCGATGGATGAGTCAATGCAAGCCTGTGATGCCTCACCTGAAGTCCGCCACACAGCCGAGGCTGGCTTTGACAAAGGCCACGCTGTTAACTTTGTTGCATTTGATGACATCATCCTGAAGAGTCTGGAACCTGAGAAGGAGTTAGTGACTTGAAGTTAGTGGAGGGTTATGGAAGATCATatcccaatccaatccaatccaattgtaaaaaaaaaatcaattaaaaacacaatgaTGATTTTATCATGATTCTTTCTTTAGATTAATCTTCATATGCCTGACAATTTCTGCATAAAATGTGTCTAGAACCCTAAAAGGACACCATTTAAATCAAATAACCTCTGATTAGGTTTAATTTTAAATAGTgcaatttttatcaaaatgtaCAGTGAAAAACAAATAGCAGTTGTGTAacataaaaaactaaacatcCAAATTTTTATTTGGAGGCAACTGAGATCCAGATGGGCACATTAAAAAAGTCACAGGACTCAAGAGCAGTTTGTTATCAATCCCTGCAGGAGACGTTTATAAATGATCTTTCTGCGTTATGAAATCTTTTACAAGTTAAAGTCCCTTAAAAcctggtaggctaattggacactctaaatttcccttaggtatgagtgtgagtatgaatggttgtccgtctctctctctgtgccctgcgaccggctggccaccgattcagggtgtcccccatctcTGGCCAAAAGTCAGCTAggttgggctccagcaccccccccccccccccccacaacccttgccgggataaagcagttcagaaaattaatgaatgaatcataTCCAACTTTTCTGAACACAtagtttttgtttagtttgtgtTGTGTAGTTTGTTACATCCAAACAGCAACTCTTATTCCTGATCTACCTTTGCAGAAAGTTTTGAAGCTCACAGGTCAAAGGCTGAGCCTTCCTCAGGTCGCCCATCACCGTCTCGGCTGCACTCACCATACCGTTGATCATCTAAAAGTGTGTTATGATATGAGCGATATGATACCGCACAAGCAGCTAAGGCAGGAGTGTGCTACCTGAATGATGTCATAGGCTATGGGACTGACAAAATATCCATCCTCGACGGGCGGTTCCTCCCCTTTGTTCCAGGCCGCCCGGGCCTCGTCCAGGACACATGCCACGTACTTGCTCAGCTCCCTCTGGATGTAGGGACAGCGTGGAGATTGCAAAAAGGGATTGTGGAAATTATGAATGACGCCAAGGCTACCTGTTGTCGACTGAGGTATTGTTCCTCTAGAGGTGAGAGAAGTTCTTCAGGTAAGAGCGCCTCAAGCGCTTCCCTGTTGATCTCCAGCTGAGGATCTGCAAGCAATCTGACGTGGGAACAAAGGAAAAGTGTGAACGAATTAGCAAAATGAATTGAAGACGTGAAACATGCTTTCCAAGACAAATAGTTTTTCACTCAGTTTAACACAAGCTGGTCCATTGATGGCTTCTCAATGTTTTCAAGTTACTTCCTGTAAATGGTAACTTGTATGATTCTGGGCCATGTCACTTTTTTATATCTGGACTTTTACATGTGAATTCTTGATTATGTTAGGCCACCTATAGTTTTTGCGACAATTTCAGTTTACttcctgtatttttttggtgaatttctgggtcactttatGATTTTGAttcactttattattattttgattcaATTTTAGGCCCAGCCGATGTTTCAGCCATTAACAGGTTCCTTTCCTGTTGAATTTGGGTGATTTTCTTAAGATTGTGGGTCATACACTGTATATTGTGTGCCAGGTTTGAGTTGaaagtaaatcattttttttattgaatgtcTTCATTGACTTTATGCAAGTATAAggagatttaaagtttcactatgaagtgcacaaatacatAATCATAAATGGTAAGTATTCAACATAGataggtagtcaacatgaatgaagtattcacataaataagtagtcaagtACAGTGAGCAAAATGGTAAGCAGCCTAAGGAGTTTTAGTGCGAGtacaaaataagaaattaatttagtttaggtcctcctaggtgcagaactcgagttgagtatggtgacattTCTTGGGAAAAAACCGTCCTCgagtctgtttgttttggctgttatggtccggTAACGCCTGCCAGGGGGGAGCAGGTTGAAGAGGTGGTAGCATATGATtataagctaaaaaaaaaatttttgcacccaaaaaataaataaaaaattgagtCGATGTCAAAGTAAGCAATAtctttgaattatttttcttcatttatcaGAGACAGTGTGAGATGTATTGCAAATTTTAATGTGTAATGCGCCATTCAACgtaaatgttttgtcaaaatTTACTGGAATGGTACAATTTAGGCCAATTgttaatacaattttgagaatattttccGATGTGGGTGGAAATAAAGCTGTTGGACTTCatagatttagattttttttgtcaaaaacctgAATCTTGGGGAAAACTTTAAGTTGTTGGAAGGTAACTAGAAGTACATTTTGTCGTGTGGCCATTTTCTAAGTGTTGGGTTTGGAATGGTGTGGATCCGTCCAAAACATTTGGTCTTTCTGACATGTCAAAATACAAAGCTTTTATGTGTGGGCATTTACAGGGAAAAACCCTTTTGGGTAGAAAAAAGGGTAAATAAAGACCTGGGGTAGAAATCATTGACCCAGCGTAACAGGAAGGTGCAGTCGCGGTCGTCCAACCCGAAGTCAGCCAGCCTCCTCATCTTTAAGCTGATGCCATGATGGTAGGAGGCAGCGTAAAGCTGGCAAATGCAAAAGTGCTGTGGGTAGCATGCCTTGACACGCTCCGACACTATCAAAAGGTCGCGCCTCAGTCGCTGACCCGCCTGATACATTTCGGATTGAATGGACGACTGGCCCATTGGAGGAGTAGCAGGGGGTGTAATTAGAGCGTCCAAGCGCTCTTCCACCATCGTTTCTAGCGTATCGTCATGTGTTTTCCTCCAGCCACTGAAAGTAGAACAGCAGAAAGTTGAAAGTTGTTGAATTTTTGAAAATCTGCGAATGGTGTGGAATTGTAAAGGATCGGTCACTAAACATACTGTAACCTCGATCGAAGAAGTCGCCAGGTTTGTCAGGTTATGACTTCGAACCTTCGTTActtttcgtaacctgaatattttatgTGTAGAAGCATTCGTATGTAGAAGTATCAATGTCGTGCCTTACCTCAGCCTCCAAGGGGGGAACGTGCCCCGGCGCCTCTCCCAGAGGCGGTCCTGCTCCTCTTCCTGCTGCACAAAGGCCACGGCCGATGCTAGCACGTCTACGTCCATCGTTGGCTCAAGGGATCTCCTAAGCATCTGCAGCACGGTCTCCTTTAAGGCCAGTCTATCAGCTTTCAGGGCGGCCACCTCCTCCATTTGCCATACTTCGGGGGACTCTCGGACAAAAAGCTGCTCCTCTCGAAGCAGTAGCATGCGGCCTGCTTCACTCAGAGCCAGCGATGCTAGGTGCTGCTCGAAGGTTGCTGGCGGTGCTGTGGCTGGTGTCAGCGGCTCTTTGGAAGGAGTAGTAGCACAGCACGATCAATTAAATCCAACTGAGGTTTTAATTTCTACATTTTTCAGACAAGATTAGGTTTGGTAGATAGACACATCAAAGTTGGCGACAAGAATAGCGTTTTAAGGCAGGGTTAAGGACGAAGGTTATGGTTTCAAGActgttttacagttttaaatttagattttaaattgtGATTTCACACATAGGTTGTTATATCAAATAAGGGTTAagtttgaaaataatatttcatgaCAGGGTAAAGGTTTTGAGGTCAGGTTCCAAAGACAGGGTAAAGGTTTCGAGGTCAGGTTCCAAAGACAGTGTAAAGGTTTCGAAGTCAGGTTCCATTGACAGGGTAAAGGTTTCGAGGTCAGGTTCCCAAGACAGAGTTGGGTTTGAAGGTCAGGTTCCAAACACAGGGTAAAGGTTTCGAGCTCAGGTTCCAAAGACAGGGTTAAAGTTTTGATGTCAGTTACctgttacggctgtcagcctaGATACACTATGTAGTAGGGtgtgttgtttcttttcatctgcGGGTACATAGTTACATCCATCCCTGTGACAAAGTCCTGCCCAAGCCAAAACAGCTGACTACTTAaccatcatccctcctccaatcaaggttcacttcctgtccttatttaaaccctttcatttgtcagttcactcttgattcttgactttgactcccttgactgcctgtgattgtaaatgcctacatcgctgtcttagaaatattaccctgtctgcctatataaagactgacccactgttcattcggagAGAGAGTTGCAAGGACGGCAGACTGTGAGCTCTCTCCCCATTCTggagtctggtaataaacctatttcctattaaattgatctcactctttcctaacctgttcctgaagttgtatttcagatctatcaaatTGCAGCAAAAGGTGGCactaaaaagtataaatgcAAGGGGGTGATTAAATCCCACACCCCACTTTTCAGGTTTTCATTGGCTCAAAAAGTTTAAAATACCTAGTAAATTTCAGTTTACTTTACATTTGTGCCCCATGTTGAttcttgagaagaaaaaaaatatgtttgtgttgGAAATCTGAAATGTGGCAAAAGAT is a window of Stigmatopora nigra isolate UIUO_SnigA chromosome 13, RoL_Snig_1.1, whole genome shotgun sequence DNA encoding:
- the LOC144206322 gene encoding tumor necrosis factor alpha-induced protein 2-like → MSSDSAQKHGAFKWGASSSSPWRVSKLRQKLLGINVRRRSVPSTPEENAPTTHLKVETEPLTPATAPPATFEQHLASLALSEAGRMLLLREEQLFVRESPEVWQMEEVAALKADRLALKETVLQMLRRSLEPTMDVDVLASAVAFVQQEEEQDRLWERRRGTFPPWRLSGWRKTHDDTLETMVEERLDALITPPATPPMGQSSIQSEMYQAGQRLRRDLLIVSERVKACYPQHFCICQLYAASYHHGISLKMRRLADFGLDDRDCTFLLRWVNDFYPRLLADPQLEINREALEALLPEELLSPLEEQYLSRQQRELSKYVACVLDEARAAWNKGEEPPVEDGYFVSPIAYDIIQMINGMVSAAETVMGDLRKAQPLTCELQNFLQRFQTLQDDVIKCNKVNSVAFVKASLGCVADFRNFVKIRQRLFPEEVLQSSLSILTHMKGSAHEYLLAPVRKNLKPHYRKLFSQDWLRKPPLKKLHSCLDQEILGLRGTPQSSCQELISQLHQEVSLEYVRRLLEGDLRFKDKQQQQKAATKVEDDAHSLHCFFSTRGSEEMWLEEVFSMMAEVLKLQDLPAIQCQVASLASAFPDICEKHVSALLKLKGNLSKEERNSAKAVLSEIPNNSAQSRTFFSLVHLR